From Rhodopseudomonas palustris, a single genomic window includes:
- a CDS encoding outer membrane protein, translating to MRSVKMMMAAGAASLIASAAMAADMPIAPPPAYAPPPAEDFGGWYLRGDIGFSNQQVKRREYYSYPNLQSLDQSTSFDSAGIYGIGVGYQFNPWLRGDITGQYRGKANMKGLDLTSYYDTGTLQRGSNVYGGSKSEWVVMANAYVDLGTWWCITPFVGAGVGMSYNTISNFTDMGANGSYLYGTVPSAAYASSASKWNLAWAAHAGLAYKVNPNLTVELAYSYMNLGDGLTGSLITKDGATANQAMTFKDITSHDVKFGVRWNLDSGPVYPAPPVLMRKG from the coding sequence ATGCGTAGCGTGAAGATGATGATGGCCGCCGGAGCGGCTTCGCTGATTGCCTCGGCCGCGATGGCGGCCGACATGCCGATCGCCCCGCCGCCCGCTTATGCGCCGCCCCCGGCCGAGGATTTCGGCGGCTGGTATCTGCGCGGCGACATCGGGTTCAGCAACCAGCAGGTCAAGCGTCGCGAATATTACAGCTACCCGAACCTGCAGTCGCTCGACCAGAGCACCAGTTTCGACTCCGCGGGCATCTACGGCATCGGCGTCGGTTATCAATTCAATCCCTGGCTGCGTGGTGACATTACGGGTCAGTATCGTGGCAAGGCCAACATGAAGGGTCTTGATCTGACTTCGTATTACGACACGGGCACCCTACAGCGCGGCAGTAATGTCTATGGCGGTAGCAAGTCCGAGTGGGTCGTAATGGCAAACGCCTATGTCGATCTGGGCACTTGGTGGTGCATCACGCCGTTTGTCGGCGCCGGCGTCGGTATGTCGTACAACACCATCTCCAATTTCACCGACATGGGCGCGAACGGCTCTTATCTGTATGGTACTGTGCCGAGCGCGGCTTATGCGTCGAGCGCCTCGAAGTGGAATTTGGCCTGGGCGGCGCATGCCGGTCTGGCCTACAAGGTCAATCCGAACCTGACGGTCGAATTGGCCTACAGCTACATGAATCTCGGCGACGGTCTTACCGGCAGCTTGATCACCAAGGATGGCGCGACGGCGAATCAGGCGATGACCTTCAAGGACATCACCTCGCACGACGTGAAATTCGGCGTCCGCTGGAATCTCGACTCTGGTCCGGTCTACCCCGCCCCGCCGGTGCTGATGCGCAAGGGCTGA
- a CDS encoding MFS transporter, with protein sequence MNKPVIVDADIAAPVNPAELPLPELTKPAAPAAAGPAYVVLGGISFSHFLNDTMQSLIPSVYPILKANYALDFGQIGMITLAFQFTASLLQPVVGHITDKKAQPFSLAIGMGSTFLGLLLLSVAHSYAVILIAAAMIGLGSAVFHPESARIARLASGGRHGMAQSVFQVGGNAGTALGPILAALIVVPFGQPSIAWFSSIAFLAIIVLWRIGVWYKPQVAGKKKMVVQPHPHAPSRRRVMVALVVLVALLFSKQLYLSSLSSYYTFYLIEKFQVSTQTAQIFLFIFLAATAAGVFFGGPLGDRFGRRYVIWFSILGILPFTLALPYAGLYGSAVLTVFIGFILASATPAIIVFAQELMPHRFGMISGVFFGFAFGIGGLGAAALGELADIRGIDFVYQVCSFLPALGLLAVLLPKMPRHMH encoded by the coding sequence GTGAACAAGCCTGTCATCGTCGATGCGGATATCGCTGCTCCGGTCAATCCGGCCGAGCTGCCGCTCCCCGAACTCACCAAGCCGGCGGCGCCGGCCGCGGCCGGGCCGGCCTATGTCGTGCTCGGGGGCATCAGTTTCTCGCATTTCCTCAACGACACCATGCAGTCGCTGATTCCGTCGGTGTATCCGATCCTGAAGGCGAACTACGCGCTCGACTTCGGCCAGATCGGCATGATCACGCTGGCGTTCCAGTTCACAGCCTCGCTGTTGCAGCCGGTCGTCGGGCACATCACCGACAAGAAGGCGCAGCCGTTCTCGCTGGCGATCGGCATGGGCTCGACCTTTCTGGGCCTGCTGCTGCTCAGCGTCGCGCATTCCTACGCGGTGATCCTGATCGCCGCGGCGATGATCGGGCTCGGCTCGGCGGTGTTTCACCCCGAGTCGGCGCGGATCGCGCGGCTCGCCTCCGGGGGCCGCCACGGCATGGCGCAGTCGGTGTTTCAGGTCGGCGGCAATGCCGGCACCGCGCTCGGCCCGATCCTGGCGGCGCTGATCGTGGTGCCGTTCGGCCAGCCGTCGATCGCCTGGTTCTCGTCGATCGCGTTCCTGGCCATCATCGTGCTGTGGCGGATCGGCGTGTGGTACAAGCCGCAGGTCGCCGGCAAGAAGAAGATGGTGGTGCAGCCGCATCCGCACGCTCCGAGCCGGCGCCGGGTGATGGTCGCGCTGGTGGTGCTGGTGGCGCTGCTGTTCTCCAAGCAGCTCTATCTGTCGAGCCTGTCGAGCTACTACACGTTCTATCTGATCGAGAAGTTCCAGGTCTCGACCCAGACCGCGCAGATCTTCCTGTTCATCTTCCTGGCCGCCACCGCGGCCGGGGTGTTCTTCGGCGGGCCGCTCGGCGACCGGTTCGGCCGCCGCTACGTGATCTGGTTCTCCATCCTCGGCATCCTGCCGTTCACCCTGGCGCTGCCCTACGCCGGGCTGTACGGCAGCGCGGTGCTGACGGTGTTCATCGGCTTCATCCTGGCGTCGGCGACGCCGGCCATCATCGTGTTCGCCCAGGAGCTGATGCCGCACCGGTTCGGCATGATCTCCGGGGTGTTCTTCGGCTTCGCCTTCGGCATCGGCGGCCTCGGAGCGGCGGCGCTCGGCGAGCTCGCCGACATCCGCGGCATCGATTTCGTCTACCAGGTCTGCTCGTTCCTGCCGGCGCTCGGGCTGCTGGCGGTGCTGCTGCCGAAGATGCCGCGTCACATGCACTGA
- the glmM gene encoding phosphoglucosamine mutase, which yields MSRRYFGTDGIRGRANGLITPELALKVGQAAGLAFQRGEHRHRVVIGKDTRLSGYMIENALVAGFTSVGMDVLLVGPMPTPAVAMLTKSMRADLGVMISASHNLFEDNGIKLFGPLGYKLSDDVEKQIELMLDDSLDKKLAQSASLGRARRIDGVHDRYIEFAKRTLPRELSLEGLRVVIDCANGAAYRVVPEALWELGADVISIGVEPDGFNINKECGSTAPQALCAKVREMRADIGIALDGDADRVILVDERGHVVDGDQLLAVIGQSWKEDGRLAKPGVVATVMSNLGLERFLASEGIALLRTPVGDRYVLEQMLKDGYNVGGESSGHIILSDFNTTGDGFVAALQVLAMVQKLGRPVSEVCHRFDPLPQILKNVRYRSGRPLDDSGVIAAIEDGEKRLNGHGRLLIRPSGTEPVIRVMGEGDDHDVVEEVVDSIVDALGNAASAAA from the coding sequence ATGAGCCGCAGATATTTCGGGACGGACGGAATCCGGGGCCGCGCCAATGGTCTGATCACGCCGGAATTGGCGTTGAAGGTCGGTCAGGCCGCCGGCCTCGCGTTTCAGCGCGGCGAGCACCGCCATCGGGTGGTGATCGGCAAGGACACCCGCCTGTCCGGCTATATGATCGAGAACGCGCTGGTCGCGGGCTTCACTTCGGTCGGGATGGACGTGCTGCTGGTCGGCCCGATGCCGACGCCGGCGGTCGCGATGCTGACCAAGTCGATGCGCGCCGACCTCGGCGTGATGATCTCGGCGTCGCATAATCTGTTCGAGGACAACGGCATCAAGCTGTTCGGCCCGCTCGGCTACAAGCTCAGCGACGACGTCGAAAAGCAGATCGAGCTGATGCTCGACGATTCGCTCGACAAGAAGCTGGCGCAGAGCGCGAGCCTCGGCCGCGCCCGCCGCATCGACGGCGTCCACGACCGCTACATCGAATTCGCCAAGCGGACGCTGCCGCGCGAACTGAGCCTCGAAGGGCTGCGCGTGGTGATCGATTGCGCCAACGGCGCCGCCTACCGGGTGGTGCCGGAGGCGCTGTGGGAGCTCGGCGCCGACGTGATCTCGATCGGGGTCGAGCCCGACGGCTTCAACATCAACAAGGAATGCGGCTCCACCGCGCCGCAGGCGCTGTGCGCCAAGGTCCGCGAGATGCGCGCCGACATCGGCATCGCGCTCGACGGCGATGCCGACCGCGTCATCCTGGTCGACGAGCGCGGCCACGTGGTCGACGGCGATCAGCTTCTGGCGGTGATCGGCCAGAGCTGGAAGGAAGACGGCCGGCTCGCCAAGCCGGGCGTGGTCGCCACCGTGATGTCCAATCTCGGGCTGGAGCGCTTCCTGGCGAGCGAGGGCATCGCGCTGCTGCGCACCCCGGTCGGCGACCGCTACGTGCTCGAGCAGATGCTGAAGGACGGCTACAATGTCGGCGGCGAGTCCTCCGGCCACATCATCCTGTCGGACTTCAACACCACCGGCGACGGCTTCGTCGCGGCGCTGCAGGTGCTGGCGATGGTGCAGAAGCTCGGCCGTCCGGTGTCGGAAGTCTGCCACCGCTTCGATCCGCTGCCGCAGATCCTGAAGAACGTGCGCTATCGCAGCGGCCGTCCGCTCGACGACAGCGGCGTGATCGCGGCGATCGAGGACGGCGAGAAGCGGCTGAACGGCCACGGCCGGCTGCTGATCCGCCCGTCGGGCACCGAGCCGGTGATCCGGGTGATGGGCGAGGGCGACGATCACGACGTCGTCGAGGAAGTGGTCGACAGCATCGTCGACGCGCTCGGCAATGCGGCGTCGGCCGCCGCCTGA
- a CDS encoding alpha-hydroxy acid oxidase, whose protein sequence is MKEITCIEDLRQIHKRRVPKMFFDYVDHGSYAEETLRANVDDLKRIKFRQRILVDISKRELSTTILGDTYAMPLILAPVGSTGMQHADGEILACRAAQAAGIPYTLSTMSICSIEDVAANVDKPFWFQLYVMRDRGFVKALIERAIAAKCSALVLTVDLQVIGQRHQDIKNGMTVPPQLFKLKNVLDIATKPGWVKGILGTPRRNFGNIAGHLPGSKDLESVSAWVASQFDASLNWRDIDWIRSIWPGKLIIKGILDVEDAREAVKVGAEALVVSNHGGRQLDGAPSSIEVLPEIVHTVGSHIEVMFDGGIRSGQDVMRALALGARSCMIGRAYIYGLGAYGGPGVAKAIDIIGKELSTTMGLCGVNSIHEIDEKVLAE, encoded by the coding sequence ATGAAAGAGATCACCTGCATCGAAGACCTCCGCCAGATTCACAAGCGGCGGGTGCCGAAGATGTTCTTCGATTACGTCGACCACGGCTCCTACGCCGAGGAGACGCTGCGGGCGAATGTGGACGACCTGAAGCGGATCAAGTTCCGTCAGCGCATCCTGGTCGACATCTCCAAGCGCGAACTGTCGACCACCATCCTGGGCGACACCTATGCGATGCCGCTGATTCTGGCGCCGGTCGGCTCGACCGGGATGCAGCATGCCGACGGCGAGATCCTCGCCTGCCGCGCCGCACAGGCCGCCGGCATCCCCTACACGCTGTCGACGATGTCGATCTGTTCGATCGAGGACGTCGCCGCCAATGTCGACAAGCCGTTCTGGTTCCAGCTCTACGTGATGCGCGACCGCGGCTTCGTCAAAGCGCTGATCGAGCGCGCGATCGCGGCGAAATGCAGCGCGCTGGTGCTGACGGTCGATCTGCAGGTGATCGGCCAGCGCCATCAGGACATCAAGAACGGCATGACGGTGCCGCCGCAACTGTTCAAGCTGAAGAACGTGCTCGACATCGCCACCAAACCGGGCTGGGTGAAGGGCATTCTCGGCACGCCGCGGCGCAACTTCGGCAACATCGCCGGCCACCTGCCCGGTTCCAAGGATCTGGAATCGGTGTCGGCCTGGGTGGCGTCGCAGTTCGACGCCTCGCTGAACTGGCGCGACATCGACTGGATCCGTTCGATCTGGCCGGGCAAGCTGATCATCAAGGGCATTCTCGACGTCGAGGACGCCCGCGAGGCGGTGAAGGTCGGCGCCGAGGCGCTGGTGGTGTCGAACCACGGCGGCCGCCAGCTCGACGGCGCGCCGTCGTCGATCGAGGTGCTGCCGGAGATCGTCCACACCGTCGGGTCGCACATCGAGGTGATGTTCGACGGCGGCATCCGCTCCGGCCAGGACGTGATGCGGGCGCTGGCGCTCGGCGCCAGGAGCTGCATGATCGGCCGCGCCTACATCTACGGCCTCGGCGCCTATGGCGGCCCGGGCGTCGCCAAGGCGATCGACATCATCGGCAAAGAGCTGTCGACCACGATGGGCCTGTGCGGCGTCAATTCGATCCACGAGATCGACGAGAAGGTGCTGGCGGAGTAA
- a CDS encoding enoyl-CoA hydratase/isomerase family protein, with protein MTDTQRAPQTASSEVLYAVEDHIATITLNAPERLNTISGPMLNTLAALLTKANEDPDVRCVILTGNGRAFCAGLDLTKERGDEGLSAASSPTTLDLRNTPPTVLQAMDKPTICAVNGGAAGYGMDTALGCDIRIMAESAKLAAAFVKRGVVPESGGTWFLPRMIGWAKAAELIFTGRTLSARESLEWGLANEVVPDAELMGRARAVAREIAGNAPLAVQAAKRMMRMGLNETFPDHVHHVYLQLLPLFKTQDMKEGIAAFMEKREAKFVGR; from the coding sequence ATGACTGATACGCAACGCGCGCCGCAGACCGCTTCCAGCGAAGTGCTCTATGCGGTCGAGGATCACATCGCCACGATCACGCTGAACGCGCCGGAGCGGCTGAACACCATCTCCGGGCCGATGCTCAACACGCTGGCGGCGCTGCTCACCAAGGCGAATGAAGACCCGGACGTCCGCTGCGTCATTCTCACCGGCAACGGCCGGGCGTTCTGCGCCGGGCTCGACCTCACCAAGGAGCGCGGCGACGAAGGCCTCAGCGCTGCGTCGTCGCCGACCACGCTCGACCTGCGCAACACCCCGCCGACCGTGCTGCAGGCGATGGACAAGCCGACCATCTGCGCGGTCAATGGCGGCGCGGCCGGCTACGGCATGGATACCGCACTCGGCTGCGACATCCGGATCATGGCGGAATCCGCCAAGCTGGCTGCCGCGTTCGTCAAGCGCGGCGTGGTGCCGGAGAGCGGCGGCACCTGGTTTCTGCCGCGAATGATCGGCTGGGCCAAGGCAGCCGAGCTGATCTTCACCGGGCGTACGTTAAGCGCGCGCGAGAGCCTGGAATGGGGCCTCGCCAACGAAGTCGTGCCCGACGCCGAGCTGATGGGCCGCGCCCGCGCGGTCGCCAGGGAGATCGCCGGCAACGCGCCGCTGGCGGTGCAGGCGGCCAAGCGGATGATGCGGATGGGCCTCAACGAAACCTTCCCGGATCACGTCCATCACGTGTACTTGCAGCTCCTGCCGCTGTTCAAGACGCAGGACATGAAGGAAGGCATCGCGGCCTTCATGGAGAAGCGCGAGGCGAAGTTCGTCGGCCGCTGA
- a CDS encoding trimeric intracellular cation channel family protein has product MFETVTTLLDWLGVVVFAVTGALVASRKEMDIVGFALLGTATGIGGGTLRDVLLDQPVFWIREPAYLVACVLVSGIVFFTAHIPHSRYKMLLWLDAIGMALFAVSGAERAALAGANGIVAVAMGVVTATFGGIIRDLLGGEIPVILRREIYVTAALVGAATYEASTALGASRELGTIAGFTLALLIRAAALQRGWSLPRYRSRPGARDE; this is encoded by the coding sequence ATGTTCGAGACCGTCACGACGCTGCTCGACTGGCTCGGCGTGGTGGTGTTCGCCGTCACCGGCGCGCTGGTGGCGTCGCGCAAGGAAATGGACATCGTCGGCTTCGCGCTGCTCGGCACCGCGACCGGCATCGGCGGCGGCACGCTGCGCGACGTGCTGCTCGACCAGCCGGTGTTCTGGATCCGCGAGCCGGCCTATCTGGTGGCCTGCGTGCTGGTTTCCGGAATCGTGTTCTTCACCGCGCACATCCCGCATTCGCGCTACAAAATGCTGTTGTGGCTCGACGCCATCGGCATGGCGCTGTTTGCGGTCAGCGGGGCCGAGCGCGCCGCGCTGGCCGGCGCCAACGGCATCGTCGCGGTGGCGATGGGCGTCGTCACGGCGACCTTCGGCGGCATCATCCGCGATCTGCTCGGCGGCGAAATTCCGGTCATCCTCCGCCGCGAGATCTACGTCACCGCCGCGCTGGTCGGCGCTGCGACCTACGAGGCGTCCACCGCTCTGGGCGCGAGCCGCGAACTCGGCACGATCGCCGGCTTTACGCTGGCGCTGCTGATCCGTGCCGCGGCGCTGCAGCGCGGCTGGTCGCTGCCGCGTTATCGATCCCGGCCCGGCGCCCGGGACGAATGA
- a CDS encoding shikimate dehydrogenase, with product MAATKRAACLIGWPAAHSRSPLIHHYWLRQLGIEGGYSIEAVPPEGFAEFVLHLKSHGYVGANVTIPHKERALQLTEPDARARAVGAANTLYYDGDLLRSTNTDIEGFIGNLDASAPGWDRTAHALVLGAGGSSRAVVYGLLERGVQRIALANRSIERVQALRDLFGDRVVPIAWQDIPVALPGAGLLVNTTSLGMKGQPPLQIDLSALPADAVVADLVYVPLETDLLAAARARGLRTADGLGMLLHQAVRGFDLWFGARPHVTAELRALVEADLLGHT from the coding sequence ATGGCTGCGACCAAGCGCGCCGCGTGTCTGATCGGCTGGCCGGCGGCGCATTCGCGCTCGCCGCTGATCCATCATTACTGGCTGCGCCAGCTCGGCATCGAGGGCGGCTATTCGATCGAGGCGGTGCCGCCGGAAGGCTTCGCCGAATTCGTGCTGCATCTGAAGTCGCACGGCTATGTCGGCGCCAACGTTACCATCCCGCACAAGGAGCGCGCGCTGCAGCTCACCGAGCCGGACGCGCGCGCCCGCGCGGTCGGCGCCGCCAATACGCTGTACTACGATGGTGACTTGCTGCGCTCGACCAATACCGACATCGAAGGCTTCATCGGCAATCTCGACGCCTCGGCGCCGGGCTGGGACCGTACCGCGCATGCGCTGGTGCTGGGCGCCGGCGGTTCGTCGCGGGCGGTGGTGTATGGCCTGCTGGAGCGCGGCGTGCAGCGCATCGCGCTCGCCAACCGTTCGATCGAACGGGTGCAGGCCTTGCGCGATCTGTTCGGCGACCGGGTGGTGCCGATCGCCTGGCAGGACATTCCGGTGGCGCTGCCGGGCGCCGGGCTCCTGGTCAACACCACCTCGCTCGGGATGAAGGGGCAGCCGCCGCTTCAGATCGACCTGTCGGCGCTGCCGGCCGACGCGGTGGTGGCCGATCTGGTCTACGTGCCGCTGGAAACCGATCTGCTCGCCGCCGCCAGGGCGCGCGGCCTGCGCACCGCGGACGGCCTCGGCATGCTGCTGCACCAGGCGGTACGCGGCTTCGACCTGTGGTTCGGCGCGCGGCCCCACGTCACCGCGGAGCTGCGGGCGCTGGTCGAGGCGGATCTGCTCGGACACACATGA
- a CDS encoding SulP family inorganic anion transporter, with product MDTSRRLVSAAKPSFRELFTPKLITVLREGYGLGDFRADLIAGLTVAIVALPLSTAIAIASGVTPDRGLYAAVVGGFLVSLLGGSRFQIGGPAGAFIVLVMLSVQRHGIDGVLLATFLAGIMLVIAGFLQIGTYVKFIPYPVTVGFTAGIAVIIFASQLKDLLGIDLAHEPGPFIPKLEALAQALPTMNVYALGIAVTAIVLIVGLKKLRPNWPGLLIAVAVTAALVWGFSLPVATIGTKFGGIPESFPLPSWPVFSVAKVIEVLPDAIAFALLGAIESLLSAVVADGMTGRRHRSNCELVAQGVANMGSALFGGICVTGAIARTATNIRTGARSPIAGMLHSVFLLVFMLVAAPLASYIPLATLAAVLAIVAWNMAEKHEFATLVRSSRGDAVVVLATFLLTVFRDLTEGIVVGFALGAVLFIHRMSEVTGVEAYSGLAQEDRADESGKRRGTAADLALVTDPDVVVYRITGAFFFGAAATVSSVLNNIADRHKVFVVDFAAVPLLDSTAANAIYRVALSAQRKRIRLIITGASPTVRRALLTHGVKPPLAHYRADIASAVDEIKGKTAAPEDAASQQPVSA from the coding sequence ATGGACACCTCCCGGCGACTTGTATCTGCGGCCAAACCGAGCTTCCGCGAGCTGTTCACGCCCAAACTGATCACCGTCCTGCGCGAGGGCTACGGCCTCGGCGATTTCCGCGCCGACCTGATCGCCGGCCTCACCGTCGCGATCGTGGCGCTGCCGCTGTCGACCGCGATCGCGATCGCCTCCGGCGTCACGCCGGATCGCGGGCTGTACGCCGCGGTGGTCGGCGGTTTCCTGGTCTCGCTGCTCGGCGGCTCCCGCTTCCAGATCGGCGGGCCGGCCGGCGCGTTCATCGTGCTGGTGATGCTCAGCGTGCAGCGTCACGGCATCGACGGCGTGCTGCTGGCCACCTTCCTGGCCGGCATCATGCTGGTGATCGCCGGCTTCCTGCAGATCGGCACCTACGTCAAATTCATTCCCTATCCGGTCACGGTCGGTTTCACCGCCGGCATCGCGGTGATCATCTTCGCCAGCCAGCTCAAGGATCTGCTCGGCATCGATCTGGCGCACGAGCCGGGGCCGTTCATTCCCAAACTCGAGGCGCTGGCGCAGGCGCTGCCGACCATGAACGTCTACGCGCTCGGCATCGCCGTCACCGCGATCGTGCTGATCGTGGGCTTGAAGAAGCTGCGCCCGAACTGGCCGGGGCTGCTGATCGCAGTCGCCGTCACCGCGGCGCTGGTGTGGGGCTTCTCGCTGCCGGTCGCGACCATCGGCACCAAGTTCGGCGGCATTCCGGAGAGTTTTCCGCTGCCGTCCTGGCCGGTGTTCTCGGTCGCCAAGGTGATCGAGGTGCTGCCCGACGCGATCGCGTTTGCGCTGCTCGGCGCCATCGAGTCGCTGCTCTCGGCGGTGGTCGCCGACGGCATGACCGGGCGGCGGCATCGCTCGAACTGCGAACTGGTGGCGCAGGGCGTCGCCAATATGGGCTCGGCACTGTTCGGCGGCATCTGCGTCACCGGCGCGATCGCCCGCACCGCCACCAACATCCGCACCGGCGCGCGCTCGCCGATCGCCGGCATGCTGCACTCCGTTTTCCTGCTGGTGTTCATGCTGGTGGCGGCGCCGCTGGCGAGCTACATCCCGCTCGCCACGCTCGCCGCGGTGCTGGCGATCGTCGCCTGGAACATGGCGGAGAAGCACGAATTCGCCACGCTGGTGCGCTCGTCACGTGGCGACGCGGTGGTGGTGCTGGCGACCTTCCTGCTCACCGTGTTCCGCGATCTCACCGAGGGCATCGTGGTCGGCTTCGCGCTCGGCGCGGTGCTGTTCATCCACCGCATGTCCGAAGTCACCGGCGTCGAGGCCTATTCCGGTCTGGCGCAGGAAGACCGGGCCGACGAGAGCGGCAAGCGCCGCGGCACCGCCGCCGACCTGGCGCTGGTCACCGATCCGGATGTCGTCGTCTATCGTATCACCGGGGCGTTCTTCTTCGGCGCCGCCGCGACGGTCTCTTCGGTGCTCAACAACATCGCCGATCGCCACAAGGTGTTCGTGGTCGATTTCGCCGCGGTGCCGCTGCTGGATTCCACCGCCGCGAATGCGATCTACCGGGTCGCGCTGTCGGCGCAGCGCAAGCGCATCAGGCTGATCATCACCGGCGCCTCGCCGACGGTGCGCCGCGCGCTGCTGACCCATGGCGTCAAGCCGCCGCTGGCGCACTACCGCGCCGACATCGCCAGCGCGGTCGACGAGATCAAGGGCAAGACCGCGGCCCCCGAGGACGCGGCGTCACAACAGCCCGTCTCGGCGTGA
- a CDS encoding helix-turn-helix domain-containing protein encodes MMTAAQLRAARALLGIDQRTLAELSGVSLPTIQRMEASEGNVRGVVESLTKVVEALDRCGVTLIGDNSRSEGGGRGVRFKEPAPPRNEA; translated from the coding sequence ATGATGACCGCAGCCCAATTGCGCGCCGCGCGCGCGCTGCTTGGCATCGACCAGCGCACGCTGGCCGAATTGTCCGGCGTGTCGCTGCCGACCATCCAGCGGATGGAGGCGAGCGAAGGCAACGTCCGCGGTGTGGTGGAATCCCTCACCAAGGTCGTCGAGGCGCTCGACCGCTGCGGCGTGACCCTGATCGGAGACAACTCCCGCAGCGAAGGCGGCGGCCGCGGCGTCCGGTTCAAAGAGCCGGCGCCGCCCCGCAACGAGGCCTGA